The genome window CTTGGTACTCAGATAAGCCAAATCGGGAACACGTCCGCAGCGTGGCTTCGCTGAACGAACCGGTTACGGAATGCCACCCGCCAAAGGCTGTTCCGATCGTTATGCAAATTATCAACAGCTTCCGTGATGGTAAGAAGGATGTTGTTACCCGGCCATTATGGATGAATGGCCACCGCTCTCTGATTCAATACTACGCCCTGCGCGATGTTGACGGCCACTACCTGGGGACGATCGAATTTACGGGGAGTGTTGAATACATCCTCAACCTGTTTGAAAATGGCGGCTGGGACCAGAATCCGGATGCGATGACTGGTGCTTCCAAGCACGATGATGCTCCAGCAGACGCGGCGGCACCCGTTGCTGATGCTTCAACTGGTGCTTCGGAATCCTCTGCTGACGATGACACTGCTAGCCCTGCGGAAGCCGCGGGAACGCCAGCTGCGGATAGCGAAGATGGCGACGACGCAACGACCGGCGCCTCCGAAAGTGGCAGTGTGGATGCTGACGAAGAAACTGCCGATGCTTCTACCGGTGCCTCTGAAAACTAGGGATGGCAAGTGAATTGATGGCCCAGCAGCACAGCATGGTTCACCGGGCCCTGGGGACCAAAATTGTGCTGACGGTCTACGGGGACGAGTATTTTCCCCTGCTGAGCCAAGCGATGAAGATGATTGATGGCTACGAGGACCGGCTGACGGTCAACCGGCCGGTCTCCGAAGTGATGGCGGTCAACCAGGCTGCCGGGCGGACCCCTAAATTAGTGTCGCCGACGACCTATGAACTGATCAAGCTGGCGGTTCATTATAGTCGGGGGAATTTTGGCTTCAATGCCCTGATCGGCCCGCTGGTAAAGCTGTGGAAAATCGGTTTTACTGGGGCGAATGTTCCCAGTGACCGGGCGATTAAGGACCGGCTCCGGCTCATTGATCCCTACCAGGTGCTGCTGGATGATGATAACCGGACTGTCTACCTCGAGCAGCCGGGGATGGAATTGGACCTGGGCGGGATCGCAAAGGGCTACATTGCCGACCGGGTCCGGGACTTTTGGCTGGCTCAGGGAGTTCCTGCTGGGATCATTAACCTGGGCGGCAACCTGGTTTTTGTCGGTCAATCACCCCGGCGAGCAGACGGACAATGGATTATTGGTGTCCAGGACCCGCAGCTCAAGCGGGGACATGACCTGGAAACGGTTCGCCAGCCGGCATGCTCGGCGGTGACCTCGGGGATTTACGAACGCTTCCTGGTGAAGGACGGGCGGCGTTATCACCACCTTTTGGATCCCCGGACTGGCTACCCGCTGGAGACCGACCTTAGCAGCGTAACGGTCTTTACTGACCAGTCGGTGCTGGGTGAAATCGAGGCCAAACGGCTCTTCTTTAACGGGGCGCCGTTAGCCGGCTGGGCGAGTCACCCGGGCAACCGGGGGGCGGTTTTTATTCACAATGACGAACGCGTCGAAAATATAAATATTTAAAATGGGGGACGGCCGCTGAGCACTAGCTGTATGCTTGGCGGCCGTCTTTTTTGGTGAGAAATAATTAAATTTCGATTGCTTAATTTGAATAAATGTAATATGATAATGGCAAAATCAAACACGGAAGCATTTCAAGTAGGTTATTCAGAGAGGCCGCGGCTGGTGTGAGCGGCTGACCGAAACTCCGGTGCTGTTAAATGTGGGCGGGTAATGCCGCACGGCGGATGGCCGTTATCCATCACGAGGGTGACAGTTTGACTGTCGAACTTGGGTGGTACCGCGGAACTAAGAGCCATTTCGTCCCAAAATTTTTGAGGATGGAATGGCTCTTTTCGTTAGGAGGAATTCAGATGCTAGATATTAAGAAGATTCGTCAAAACCCAGACTTTTACAAGCAAAAGCTCGCTACCCGGGGCATTCAGGCGGAAGAAATCGATGAAGTCCTGGCCCTTGACCAAAAGCGGCGGGACCTGCTTCAGAAGACGGAAACGATGAAGGCGCAACGGAACGCCGCATCAAAGAAAATTGGTGAAGCCAAGCGCAACGGTGAATCCGCGGATGAAGCCATCAAGGAAACCCGGGAACTCGGCGATCAGATCAAGCAGCTGGACGAACAGGTCGAAGCTAACGACGAAGAACTGCACGACAAAATGTCCCGCCTGCCTAACGTTCCGCACGATGGTGTCCCGGTCAGCCTGACCGAAGACGGGGCCGTTGAACTGCGGAAGGTCGGCAAGATCCGTAACTTTGACTTTGAACCCAAGCACCACTGGGACGTTGGTGAACAGCTTGGCATCCTTGACTTTGACCGGGCAGGGAAGGTTTCTGGCTCCCGGTTCGTCTACTACCTTGGCTTGGGGGCGCAGTTGGAACGGGCCGTTTACAACTTCATGCTCGATGAACACATGAAGGATGGTTATACCGAAGTGCTGCCGCCATACATCGTTAACGCTGACTCCATGTACGGGACGGGGCAGTTCCCGAAGTTCAAGGAAGGGGTCTACCAGGTCAATGGCGAAGACATGACCCTGATTCCGACGGCGGAAGTGCCGTTGACCAACTACTACCGTGGCGAGGTCATCCCAGAAGAAGAACTGCCGGTATACGTGACTGCCCTGACGCCGTGCTTCCGTTCTGAGGCGGGGGCTGCTGGCCGGGATACCCGGGGCTTGATCCGGATGCACCAGTTCAACAAGGTCGAAATGGTGAAGTACACGAAGCCAGAGAATTCATGGGATGAACTTGAAAAGATGACGGCCAATGCCGAAAATATCCTGAAGAAGCTGGACATTCCGTACCACGTTATCACTTTGACAACGAGTGATATGTCCTTCACCGCTTCTGAGACCCACGACCTGGAGCTGTGGATGCCTGCCCAGAAGAAGTACCGGGAAGTTTCCAGCTGTTCTAACTGCTTAGACTTCCAAGCACGGCGGATGCACACTCAGTACCGGGACGAAAACGGTAAGCTGCAATACGTTCACACCCTGAACGGTTCTGGACTGGCGGTTGGCCGGACCGTGGCTGCAATCTTGGAAAATTACCAAAACGCGGACGGCTCCGTGACGATTCCAGAGGTCTTAGTACCTTACATGCACGGGGTAACCAAGATTACTAAGGAAAATGCGGTACCATTCCGGAACAAGAAGTAACTAGCAATAACAAGAGAATGAGAGAACACCGAAAATCGGCTGGCAAGCTGGTTTTCGGTGTTTGTCTTTTGCTACGCGGCAACGCGGTTGGCCTGCCTGCTAGCTGACTGCGTCCCCCTCCGCGATTTCTGTTCATTTCCACCTATGCCCTATATATAATTAATGGGGAAATAACTTTGATTTTTACGGGGGGTTATTAGTGATGGTAAACAGAAACGTTATAAGCAGCGGTTCAGCTTGCGAAAGCTCAAGATTGGCACCGTATCAGTACTCTTGGGGGCCACTTTCTTCCTCCTTGGTGGCAATGGTTCGGTCAAGGCGGATACGGCTAACCCTG of Limosilactobacillus oris contains these proteins:
- a CDS encoding FAD:protein FMN transferase, encoding MASELMAQQHSMVHRALGTKIVLTVYGDEYFPLLSQAMKMIDGYEDRLTVNRPVSEVMAVNQAAGRTPKLVSPTTYELIKLAVHYSRGNFGFNALIGPLVKLWKIGFTGANVPSDRAIKDRLRLIDPYQVLLDDDNRTVYLEQPGMELDLGGIAKGYIADRVRDFWLAQGVPAGIINLGGNLVFVGQSPRRADGQWIIGVQDPQLKRGHDLETVRQPACSAVTSGIYERFLVKDGRRYHHLLDPRTGYPLETDLSSVTVFTDQSVLGEIEAKRLFFNGAPLAGWASHPGNRGAVFIHNDERVENINI
- the serS gene encoding serine--tRNA ligase, whose protein sequence is MLDIKKIRQNPDFYKQKLATRGIQAEEIDEVLALDQKRRDLLQKTETMKAQRNAASKKIGEAKRNGESADEAIKETRELGDQIKQLDEQVEANDEELHDKMSRLPNVPHDGVPVSLTEDGAVELRKVGKIRNFDFEPKHHWDVGEQLGILDFDRAGKVSGSRFVYYLGLGAQLERAVYNFMLDEHMKDGYTEVLPPYIVNADSMYGTGQFPKFKEGVYQVNGEDMTLIPTAEVPLTNYYRGEVIPEEELPVYVTALTPCFRSEAGAAGRDTRGLIRMHQFNKVEMVKYTKPENSWDELEKMTANAENILKKLDIPYHVITLTTSDMSFTASETHDLELWMPAQKKYREVSSCSNCLDFQARRMHTQYRDENGKLQYVHTLNGSGLAVGRTVAAILENYQNADGSVTIPEVLVPYMHGVTKITKENAVPFRNKK